TTCAAAAAGCACCATcataatacaaaaaaactaaattaaccaCAAACAGTATGTATGAATTCAGCAGGTGATATAAGAAGTACATTCAACGTCATATTTGATTTTAATCACCTCTTTGGCATTGAGTGATCCAGCTCACAAACCCTGACTCATGTACGTGCTGTTCATAGCCAGCTGGTCTGTCACTACGGTTCAAATCTCACACTCGGGTTCATAAATGGACCGCAAAGCACAAGTCATAGCGGGTGCTTAGGCCTCGATTCAACTATGAAAGCCCCTCCTGTGGTTTTTCAGACATTTAGATTCATAATCAATAATCATTCACTGTCAAAACCAAAAAACTCAAAGAAGCCCTTGTTTGTTTCTTTCCAGTCTTTCAAAGCATTGGTTccttaataaaaacagaatcatTTATTGCTATATTAAGCTGAATGCTTTTAACGTTTTACTGTTAATGCAACCAACCATACATAGTTTTATTATGACATGACAGTACTTAGACTTAGAATACTAGAATATATACTACTAACGGTTACAAAATGGGACCAGTATGTTGCATTACTACAAAtttcaattattaatatttcctATTCCAGTTTTTGTATAACTTTTCAGGAGATACGGGTACTTCTTTATTAGTGTttagttttaataataatttccaaaaatgtacaattttgtaATCAGTAAAAGGAATTGCTcctaaaatattatatatattcaatACTAGTTACATACAGTAGGCCTATTTTGTCATATATCTTAAAATGTCGGGTTGTtttggttgggtaaaatatggacaaacccaaccaaaAGATAGAAATAAACCTAGAAGACATACAAATCTGGGTTTGGGATTTACTCCGCAATCTTTAGaattaatgcatttaatgtaatatattacCATATCTAATTATTGTTAGTAATAGCATTAGAGTTACGAATTATTAAAGCAAAAGCTACAAATAAGTTAACGCTATAAATAATTACTACTACAAAAATTACAAACACGAATTAAAAAGTAATCTATAGAATAAATACTAGTAGCATAACTACTAGTTTAGAAGAATTGGATCGTAGAGCAGCTTGGAGTCAGTCGAGGCGCATGCGCAGAGGCGCACTCAGAGCAGCTGGTgtaaagctctctctctctctctctctaaatccTTTTGAATCATAAACAATAATCTAACTCACTCCCCATCACACACTGGACCTATTAAACACAATCAAACAGTTGATAATAATGTTAATAGACGTGTTGCTATGAATCCGTACGGGCCCTTTTACCGTGACACTCAGATCTCCAGCGGCCATGCGTTAAAGTTGGAGAGAGGAAAGTGATTACCGTTATAAAGCACCGCTAAAATTAGATTAACATGGCCGCCTCGGGCAATAGGGCCGATCTATAGATTTATCCATACgtttaagtgtttaaaataaCGGTAAAGCCAATTTACAGCCGGTTACAACATTATATTCATCCACCATGCGCACACAATCACGGAGCCCGCATTACCGCCGCATTACCGATCCAGCTCGAGCTGAACAACGTGACAGTCACAGAGCAAAAGTTTGACAGGAATAAGTTAATAAATCTTACTGTTTATGAACTATATGAAATAAGAAAGAATAATTGCGCACTTTATGAATGATATGCTTACCATGCTGCCCGATGCGATGAATCAATGTAAGATTCTTTTCTTGGCACTTCAATGTGGGAATGTGAAGAGCCGAGAcagtgtatgagagagagagagagagagagagagcagtgcgcatgcgcagtgaATGTCTGCTCGAGCACTGTCATTCAGCGTGCGTGCTACTGATTTTGGGACAGTTGACAACGACAAGGACAATAAGAGAGCGATCATGATTTGATTAATATgcataataatgtttaaaaggacattgagaataaaaacataaaacacactttAATTCACAAACTGCTGAAGCTTTTTTGCTTTTGATTATTATGAGCTTTCAGAAGGCTAATACAGAAAGGTTTGTGGTTCATTCAAAATAAtggtttattttacattttcttttataaagcTCTCACTGGTGtcaaacttcattttgtttgttaactGTAGCAAACAAAATTTAACTCAAAAAACAACGACAAGAAATTTTCTTCatggacatttttaatttaactgGTTAATGTTCCAAAATGCTCAAATTCAGGGATTTACTCAAGTGTAAAACCTCACCCGTACATAATTGAGAATCTGTAAGAAAAACAACTATCCAagccaaatataaacaaaatttattgtacatacagaaataaatttacACAGCAGGTAAAATGGATCTTAAGCCCTGAAAGGGGGGAAAACCAACATTGAATCCAGCTTTTGGCTTTTTGAAAACAAAGCTGGTTGTTCTTACAAAAGACAAACGATCTATAAAACAATCTTATAAATAAAGCAAGCAAATTAGACccaaatctaaataaataaccaGTAAGTGAAAAGGAAACATAACAAAATAGGGGATGCTTTTGGTTCCTATGTAGTGTTTAAGCAAGCTATAGGGACCTGACTGAAAAACAACGTGTTTCTCTTTACAAATATTCACAACTAGAAGTTCTATTTGTTCCTTTGAGCCACAAGACTTGATTTATCGATATATCAGACTCATGTCTGTAAAAATCTATACAAAACAGTAGTCTAGAAACATAGGTACAAAATACAAATGCACCTTTTTGAGAttacagacaaaaacacacaatgcttTTAGTCCTGAGTTAACTTTGAATGAAAAAGGACTTAACAGAAAACACAGTGCAAATACTTTTTCCCAGCACAGCTTTATCCATCAGCACCCTAGAAATGATTTCTACTAGTAAGGGATTGACATGTGACCTCATAACAGCTGAATTAAACTCTCATCGCTACCTGAAGAAAAAATGCCACTTGGTATCCGTGAGAGTGACATTGTGTATGCGCTCTGCActttaaaagttcattttcTTGCGAACAAGGGGTAGGTAGCAATTTTTATTGTCTCACACCACACTGGGATGCCCATGAACATTCCGCAAATGCCTTGGAACAACATAATTAGACATCGGATTATGAACCGGCCTTCAGTCTCTGCCGGTTGGTGGGCGTGTGTGGAAGTTTTGTTTACATCCGTGCCCGCTTCTGTGGAGGGGTCACGCGGTCCGCCAAACCGAGCCTCTGAAGCTCGGAGTGGAAGAAGCTCTGAAGCCGAAGACCGGCCTTTGCCTCATTGGTGCTACGTGGATTGTACTCCAAACAGTTGGAAAACATCAGCTCCACATCTCCGATAAATTCCGctgcaacattaaaaatacagaaataaattagCTGTGGCTAACGTTGTTCAATTTTCTTGATCTTGAGTTTTGTGTTTGGAGATGCGTACATTTATTCCTCAAACTAAAAAGGAACTAACCAGCACTTTGGTATTCACAGTTGTTGACTTTTTCCCTGATTGTACTCAAGGCTATGGGTTTCTTGATGATGTCATAGTAATCAGGCacctgaaaaataaacacattaagcATTATAAACCATCATAAActgtgtgaaaaaaacaaaaaatactttaccAGTACAGCTGACTGAAACactccaaaaatgaaactttcaAATTGGGTCAAtgttacaaaaacatatgataGGGACTTTTCTTAACTCCTAAATGTACTACCTGAGTTCTGGAGACCAGTTTTTTGAAGGGCCAGCTGTCCTCATTTCTGACCAAATCCACAGTGAGCAGCTCACAGGCCGACAGTTCGTGGACACCCAAGTTTCTCCCCGAACTTCGACGGTTAGATGAAGTAGTGGATGGAGCCAAGACGATCTTGCCTTTTGGAGAGACCTCTGCTGGAGAAATGgggaaaaacacagaacaaaatGTGAACTTGGGATTTAAACTAGAACTGTTGAGATGTAAACTAGAACTTTTCTATTATTCTTACCAGTAATGGATCTTTTTCTGGACTCTGTATTCTGTGCTGCAGGGCTTGACTGGGTGCTGGTTTTGGGTGTTGTTCGATTATTGAGCACCTCAAGACTAAGACGAGCACTGGAGCGGCTGCCTGCCCGTGGCGGGGGTTTGCCGTTGGACACCGGGGTGGCTTTCTTTCCTGAGTTTTTAGGGCCTCCTTTATTAGCAGACTGGCTTTGTTTGGGTGTGCTCTGCTGAGAGCGAGGTGTGGATTGACCAGATTCATTTTGCTTTGATTTGCCATTTGAACGACCTTCTTTAGTGCTCTGGAGAGGAAGTTTGATGGCAACCTTCTTAGAAACACTGAGGAGGCAAGGATAAAAGGGCAGGAAAAATGTTAGTCTTAACTTTCAAGGAACCAGTCGTTTCACTTTAagttaaaacaaatcaaaataatggattttttttcatctttgaaCCTTTCTTTCTCCTCCTCTTCTGACTGTTCCTCATCAGagtcctcctcttcttcctcatcagactcctcctcttcctcagaCTCTTCCTGTTCCTCCATTTCTTCTTCCGAGTCGATGGATGAACGCTGGCGGGAGTTGATTCTGTGAGAGCGCTGTTTGGGACGGCATTCTGGGCAGAACCAGTCTTCAGTAGGAACAGCCTGTAATCACGATTATTTTCCTTCATATGTTAGAAGCAGGCAAATATCAGACCTAaacaattttgtgaaaaacacCTGCCATGTTATCTAAAACTACCAAATTGTAAAACTACCAAAAGCTTACCTTCAGTTTTGGGCGAACACAGAATATGTGATGGCCTCTATCACAGGCGTCACATAAGAGCATGTTCTCAGCATCTCCTTTCCTTCGACACAATTTGCAGCGGGCATTAAGTATAGATTTGGCCCAGACGACGCTGCGCTCCAGAGTGGAGAGATGCAGAAAAACCTGTGACAGACTGGAGCAGGCCAGCAAAGACTCGCGCCAGCGATCCTGCACGGTTTTCACCTGCCGCCCACTCTCACTGCCTTCTGAGAATTGAGAAGTAAAAAGATTTAGTTAatgcacacatttaaaacaaacggTCCTGACCTGGGAAAGAATACTCTTACCGTCTTTCTCACTAGACTGGTCctcatctttctttttgtcttttttcttcaCCTTTTGATCCTTTTTGGAATCTTCATCAccttattaaaaacacaacatatttataaatataaatagatgaTATAAATGATGTAATGTGCTGTCGTTTGTTATTCACTTGCATAATTTGCAGGTTGTGTGGCACATTGCCTAGGGAGTCGTGTGTGATATTCCTCTGATTTTAACTTTCAATCAAAGTTGGTCACTCAGCTGGTTGTATAAATTATAATCATAATTATATCAGATTACTTTGAAGTgtaaagaagaaaatgaaaagggaaaatatcaataaaaaggCAGTCCCTCACTCAAACactatacaaacaaaaaaatagcaATAGTAACAGTAACCAATGTGCCGAGCTTACCGAGTGGAGCTTTGAGAAACTTGCGCTCTATACCCTGCTCTATCTGAGCCAGGGCTTGTGCCAGGAAGCGGACGGTGTTTTTGACTGGCTGCGGTGTGCTTACACTAGTGGACGTGACACTCTGACTTTCTGCCTTTAATTCTTGCAGCCTGAATTACAGAAACACCAATTAGTTCCGACAATCACAACGAAACAAGGCACTGTATTAAAACTACATAATGGTCATATTTTAGACCTCATTATCAAAGTCTTAAAACCGACAATTTGTCGCCATCATCTCAAATATTTAATAGCCAATTAATCGCcagccaaatttcataatcgtgacagccctacttATAAGCCAAATTACACAGTTTTAATCAGCTGAAAGGTGGATTTTACTTCTAGTTTCACAGCAATAAACCGTTTCTGTAAATATAGCAtataaacaagaaaacacagttttaaatgtaaattctaaCTTGCACTGCTGCGTCACACACATTAAAATGGTCAAAGATAAACTGACCTGTCTTTGACTCTGGAGTTGTTCTCATCAATCTCCATCGGCTCCTCTTCTCCATTTATTGTCTGGTTTTCTTTGGATTCAGGCCTCAGTAGATCAAAGTTCCCATTTTCAAGTGCTGCCCTCCATGAACTTCTGTCAGCCACCTTCTCAGAGACCAGGACGAAAGccaaacacaaatgtatatgaTCAATCACTGCTTCAAGCTCAGCCCAACCAACCTatcaatgaacatcaaaattaTGAAACATGACCAAGGAGTAACTACAGTATATGCTGTAAATATGTCTAATTCACATCGATCTGATACACTCAAGAAATGGTCAGATCACCTCAGGTCAGAAAACCAAGTCGTTGTATTTTGCTACATACACAGAAACCGTGTCAATCGACATACTTTAATTGTTCCCAGAGTTCCCTGATAGATGCGGTCTTCAATATCCAGTAGCAGATCTTTGAGGCGATTCTCCATGAAGCGCTCAGCAGGTACAGTGCTGTCTGAGGAAGGTGAGCCAGCCTTTGATTTGACATTACTGCTTTTGGTCTCTGGCAAAGGTTGATCTGcaaaataacattacatttactgaCATTACTCACACAATCCTATTCAtctgtaacattttaatatagaaGTACCATTATAATCCAAGACTAAACCTCTTTGGGAGCATGTGGTTAGTACTCAAATATAGTACTTTGGAGCTAAATAACTTAAGTTTTACAGTGTtctttcatgtaaaaaaaaagaaaaaaaaaagagttaatcTCACAGTACCTGAGTGATGATAATGCTGAACAGCTTTCTCATCCAGAAACTGAACGATGCGTTCTTTCTCCAGCAGAAGGGCTTCTTTAAGAGTGCTCTCTCTGTGTCCCCGAGAGTTCAGAGCTTCTATGAGGCGCTCCACCTCCTCAGCCGTGCTGTAGAAAAACCACTGAATGGGCCGGTTGACCGGAGGAGAGGTGTTGTGGACCGATATTGCGTCCTTAGCGGTCTTAACTGGGCTCTCAACAGAAAGGACCTCCTCCATTTTGGGTTCAGGAGTCGGACGTGGCTCCAGCATATCCTCTGTTAAACCAAAGAAGTCATCCTCGACGAAGAGTGCTCCGGCAGAAGGGAAGAGCCAGTGGCGGCGATACAGGCGATCTCGGCCGAGGGGCAGGATGTAGGTGCAGGCCATCGCTTTATGAATGCGCTCCAGAAGCTCTTTCTCTTTGAGCTGCTGTTGCTGTAACTCCTCTGGGGTCAGACTGTCCTTCGCTTCACCCTCACCAGACTGCTTCTCTTTTGGGGAGTTGTTGGTTTTCTTTTCTGTGAAAATGAGTGCATTATTGAATCTTGTACAACAATGAATAATAATCCATTACTGTATAATATTAAACAGTCCCTTCAGGATTTTGCGATCGCAGAATTGAACGCATAatcaaacaaacttttttttcaaacaaacgCATATCAAACAAACGCATATTTTACGCATGATTTGCCCAAAGATGTGTCTTGTGACGTCCTCACATGGCACATTCTGTCAAAACCTGCTCCAAAAGTCAAGCAGAGAGATACTATAGAAGGGAGATAGAAGGGTCTGTACCACTTACAATTTGCTaacatcatataaaaaaaatagcctcctttcttttgttctgatgaaggcGTTAGCATTAGCCATTACGCTTTTTTGGCTAACGTTTGTAGTCTAATGGATTTGAGTCAAGTCAGCCTTAATTATGTGTTTGTCACTTTCTTAAACATCACACCTGGAATCAACAATGTTATAAACATCAAGTTTATTTTGAAGTCAATAAACATTCATCACGATTATCTAAACGctgatattcatttttttaagtatgcAAGGTTCATGGCATCAACTCATTGCATAGACATTTCCACAACCATGAACATGAAACGGCATGTGATTGGTTGCTTGACCTGTCAGCCAAAATGGCCTTTTAGGCGGGCCTTAAACTTAAAGCGGCCAAGGTTTCCGGATCTTCAGTATGAATCTGCTGCATGTCTTTTAATCATAAGtaatgcataaataatgttttcactGGTGGTAGCTTTAAAGAAGAACCCTATTTGCCAATTCAAGtagttttttattactttttcgGAAAACCCCCGcaatttttattgcaaaattttAATAAAGCCGCTGCAAAATTAATCTCTGCAAAATCCTCCGCAAAATCCAGTGGGGACTGATTAAATTATTTGGGGCCATCTGCTGCTAGTCATTTTAAAGCAGATACCTTTTTTAGATTTGACTGGTTGTTCCTCCTCATCATCTGTGTGTTGTTCAGTGTGAGCCTCCTGACTCTCTGTACTGGTGTCCATCTCCTCTCTACAAAACAGAATACAGGTTTACTcatttacatatatgcatttagcagacggttttatccaaagcgactacttgcattgcattgtattatacattttgtttctgactatgtacaatcccctgggatggaacccatgacattggcatttctagtgccatgctctaaccatgGAGCCGAAAGAAAGCTCAAGAATTTGAATAGAACTGTAAGGAGTGGATTGATGATGGATTGCTGGGTAATCTTACCCTGCCACATGGCCTTCATTCTTGGCTTCCTCTTTTAGTTTTTCATGCTTCTCTTTCAACTTCTGCTCTTGTTCCTTTAGCTTCTCCTCTTTTCTTTTCCGAACCCTGAAACGGGGAGATTCAACCAATGAACCTCCAAGAATAAACAAGTTTGGAACTGAAGGACCTCATATCTTTGTAATGCCTTACCTTTCGGCAGCTTCCTCTCTCACTCTGCGATGCTGCTCGGCTTTAAGCTCTCGTAGTTCCTGTTTGGCAGCTCTTTGATCATCTGCGTTGTCTTCAATGAAGTCCCGCGTGGAAACCATAGTCAGGAGCTTCCCACACAGAGCATGAAGGATCTTCAGCTTCTCTCCTAAAATACACAAGTGCCAGAAAACACTGTGACCTGTTCTTCACGTTTCATAACTTCGTATAGAATCTGAAATTTCTCATTAATAAACAAAGGCAGTTTACCTGGCAGCAGGTCATATACTGCAGTGTTGGAGAGTTTTTTGACCAGGCACTGGTTTGACAGACGAAGTTCCACACAGGGGTCATCTGTGGAACTGAACCCACCCTGCTTCTGGTAGCGAAACTTAGCACTAGTGGAGCTGCAGTCTGCCCCCGAAGCCAGGATGTGCAACCGCAGAATCTCAGAGAGGGTACAACTGTCCAGATCCAATTGCTTTAGGCTACAACCTACACAGACACAAGCAAGGAACAGTGTTGTCTGGATAGTGTGCcgactgtatttaaataaacactgtctTGTCTACATTGTTCATAAAAAGGCTCATTGTTAAATGCTGAAAAGAGATAAACATCCAGCATTATCAAGACAGCACAGACTCAATATACTTCACATTATCTAACCTTGGTGGAGCTGTGGCCAGGCAGCAGCCAGAGACGCCACAGCGCTGATGGCCGACTGAGTGGGGTCAGCGTCATCCTCCAGAGCCTCAATAAGATCTGCCATTGACAACACACAACATGACACATGAGGTCTCTCACAAAGAACCTGCACCAGTCACAACCACTTCCATTTgatgcaattttattttacCATAATAGATATACCAACCTAAAATTGCATTAGATTATACTAAACCACTCTAACCTTTGGTGTCTGCTTCCGCAACCTGGTCCTTGGCTACTTCCTCCTGCTCCTCCGCCAGAGCCTGGAATATCGCTGACAGGAAGAAGAAAAGCAGCTCACAGAGAGGCCCCTCAGGATTACAGCCGACCACTGCCTCCTCCAGAACCTCTGTCAACAACATTCACATccaatgtttaaataatattcagCTCTGTGTGTGGAAATGACACAatatcccatgatgccatgCATTTACAGGTAGCCACTATCTCACCTAGTGTTATGCCATCAGGAAACTCATCTTTCAGGTCAAATAGCTCTCCAAATGCATGCAGAAACTCTAGCACCATCAGAGCATCTCCAAACAGGTCCGCCGGAAGACGTGTCTTAACTGGTAATGGATTGGGGAGCTCCTGAGGGTGGgcacattaaaaaaagaccAGTTTGTCAATTATGGATAGATGACCTATGTCCTATAGCTGGCTCAAAGTAGAGCCAACTGATCTCAATCAAATCTTTATGTATTCTTATTGTCCACTCACATGTGGAATCTATTTCAAGAGGTATGTTTACCTTTAGGTCATCACACTCCATGTCCTCTCGAGGTTTACTCCATAGCTTCAGTCGTTCtgcatattttttcttttcctccTTTAGCTTCTCTCGTTCCTGAAGTGCATTACACAAAAACATCCTTAAAGATTTAGCCTAAATTATAAACGAACCAAATcctctaaaaaaataattaatatgcaTTTCTTCGATAAAAAATTGGGATTTAAAAACTGATGTACTTGAAATTACTTGAAATATATTGACTATATGCAACTTACCCTCTCTTTCTCCACCTTCATTCGTTCTTTCTCctcttttcttctctgtttctCCTCTTCTACCATCCTCTTCATCTCCTCTTTCCTCTTCTCCTtgtcctctttctctctccttttagCCTCCATTAgatcttctctttctctcttaaatttttcttttta
The sequence above is drawn from the Triplophysa dalaica isolate WHDGS20190420 chromosome 15, ASM1584641v1, whole genome shotgun sequence genome and encodes:
- the baz1a gene encoding bromodomain adjacent to zinc finger domain protein 1A isoform X2, translating into MPLLHKKPFVRQKPPADLRPDEEVFLCKVTHEIFRTYDEFFERTILCNSLVWSCAVTGKPGLTYQEALDSERKARQNLQNFPAELMVPLLHLTALTHRVRLHEICDDVYTYVKERFFPGEMVDVVSRSGSRQHCKILEVIPPHSNGTVNGHVKHHIEGDSIVISDSDEETKVTSPKTPNGRKKAMSPSLFKYKVQPVNPEGCEPLVVKHAQICRKKNVFSRDRLRLLLKHHCEPINGTIRLKPSTVAKYKLSEQNLSHFFPDEPPVFAFSPPGKGRGRRPNDASPTEMNYVEEKLKQMQQKEPMMSMEKFKREREDLMEAKRREKEDKEKRKEEMKRMVEEEKQRRKEEKERMKVEKEREREKLKEEKKKYAERLKLWSKPREDMECDDLKELPNPLPVKTRLPADLFGDALMVLEFLHAFGELFDLKDEFPDGITLEVLEEAVVGCNPEGPLCELLFFFLSAIFQALAEEQEEVAKDQVAEADTKDLIEALEDDADPTQSAISAVASLAAAWPQLHQGCSLKQLDLDSCTLSEILRLHILASGADCSSTSAKFRYQKQGGFSSTDDPCVELRLSNQCLVKKLSNTAVYDLLPGEKLKILHALCGKLLTMVSTRDFIEDNADDQRAAKQELRELKAEQHRRVREEAAERVRKRKEEKLKEQEQKLKEKHEKLKEEAKNEGHVAGEEMDTSTESQEAHTEQHTDDEEEQPVKSKKEKKTNNSPKEKQSGEGEAKDSLTPEELQQQQLKEKELLERIHKAMACTYILPLGRDRLYRRHWLFPSAGALFVEDDFFGLTEDMLEPRPTPEPKMEEVLSVESPVKTAKDAISVHNTSPPVNRPIQWFFYSTAEEVERLIEALNSRGHRESTLKEALLLEKERIVQFLDEKAVQHYHHSDQPLPETKSSNVKSKAGSPSSDSTVPAERFMENRLKDLLLDIEDRIYQGTLGTIKVADRSSWRAALENGNFDLLRPESKENQTINGEEEPMEIDENNSRVKDRLQELKAESQSVTSTSVSTPQPVKNTVRFLAQALAQIEQGIERKFLKAPLGDEDSKKDQKVKKKDKKKDEDQSSEKDEGSESGRQVKTVQDRWRESLLACSSLSQVFLHLSTLERSVVWAKSILNARCKLCRRKGDAENMLLCDACDRGHHIFCVRPKLKAVPTEDWFCPECRPKQRSHRINSRQRSSIDSEEEMEEQEESEEEEESDEEEEEDSDEEQSEEEEKESVSKKVAIKLPLQSTKEGRSNGKSKQNESGQSTPRSQQSTPKQSQSANKGGPKNSGKKATPVSNGKPPPRAGSRSSARLSLEVLNNRTTPKTSTQSSPAAQNTESRKRSITEVSPKGKIVLAPSTTSSNRRSSGRNLGVHELSACELLTVDLVRNEDSWPFKKLVSRTQVPDYYDIIKKPIALSTIREKVNNCEYQSAAEFIGDVELMFSNCLEYNPRSTNEAKAGLRLQSFFHSELQRLGLADRVTPPQKRARM
- the baz1a gene encoding bromodomain adjacent to zinc finger domain protein 1A isoform X3, which produces MPLLHKKPFVRQKPPADLRPDEEVFLCKVTHEIFRTYDEFFERTILCNSLVWSCAVTGKPGLTYQEALDSERKARQNLQNFPAELMVPLLHLTALTHRVRLHEICDDVYTYVKERFFPGEMVDVVSRSGSRQHCKILEVIPPHSNGTVNGHVKHHIEGDSIVISDSDEETKVTSPKTPNGKKAMSPSLFKYKVQPVNPEGCEPLVVKHAQICRKKNVFSRDRLRLLLKHHCEPINGTIRLKPSTVAKYKLSEQNLSHFFPDEPPVFAFSPPGKGRGRRPNDASPTEMNYVEEKLKQMQQKEPMMSMEKFKREREDLMEAKRREKEDKEKRKEEMKRMVEEEKQRRKEEKERMKVEKEREREKLKEEKKKYAERLKLWSKPREDMECDDLKELPNPLPVKTRLPADLFGDALMVLEFLHAFGELFDLKDEFPDGITLEVLEEAVVGCNPEGPLCELLFFFLSAIFQALAEEQEEVAKDQVAEADTKDLIEALEDDADPTQSAISAVASLAAAWPQLHQGCSLKQLDLDSCTLSEILRLHILASGADCSSTSAKFRYQKQGGFSSTDDPCVELRLSNQCLVKKLSNTAVYDLLPGEKLKILHALCGKLLTMVSTRDFIEDNADDQRAAKQELRELKAEQHRRVREEAAERVRKRKEEKLKEQEQKLKEKHEKLKEEAKNEGHVAGEEMDTSTESQEAHTEQHTDDEEEQPVKSKKEKKTNNSPKEKQSGEGEAKDSLTPEELQQQQLKEKELLERIHKAMACTYILPLGRDRLYRRHWLFPSAGALFVEDDFFGLTEDMLEPRPTPEPKMEEVLSVESPVKTAKDAISVHNTSPPVNRPIQWFFYSTAEEVERLIEALNSRGHRESTLKEALLLEKERIVQFLDEKAVQHYHHSDQPLPETKSSNVKSKAGSPSSDSTVPAERFMENRLKDLLLDIEDRIYQGTLGTIKVADRSSWRAALENGNFDLLRPESKENQTINGEEEPMEIDENNSRVKDRLQELKAESQSVTSTSVSTPQPVKNTVRFLAQALAQIEQGIERKFLKAPLGDEDSKKDQKVKKKDKKKDEDQSSEKDEGSESGRQVKTVQDRWRESLLACSSLSQVFLHLSTLERSVVWAKSILNARCKLCRRKGDAENMLLCDACDRGHHIFCVRPKLKAVPTEDWFCPECRPKQRSHRINSRQRSSIDSEEEMEEQEESEEEEESDEEEEEDSDEEQSEEEEKESVSKKVAIKLPLQSTKEGRSNGKSKQNESGQSTPRSQQSTPKQSQSANKGGPKNSGKKATPVSNGKPPPRAGSRSSARLSLEVLNNRTTPKTSTQSSPAAQNTESRKRSITAEVSPKGKIVLAPSTTSSNRRSSGRNLGVHELSACELLTVDLVRNEDSWPFKKLVSRTQVPDYYDIIKKPIALSTIREKVNNCEYQSAAEFIGDVELMFSNCLEYNPRSTNEAKAGLRLQSFFHSELQRLGLADRVTPPQKRARM
- the baz1a gene encoding bromodomain adjacent to zinc finger domain protein 1A isoform X1, whose amino-acid sequence is MPLLHKKPFVRQKPPADLRPDEEVFLCKVTHEIFRTYDEFFERTILCNSLVWSCAVTGKPGLTYQEALDSERKARQNLQNFPAELMVPLLHLTALTHRVRLHEICDDVYTYVKERFFPGEMVDVVSRSGSRQHCKILEVIPPHSNGTVNGHVKHHIEGDSIVISDSDEETKVTSPKTPNGRKKAMSPSLFKYKVQPVNPEGCEPLVVKHAQICRKKNVFSRDRLRLLLKHHCEPINGTIRLKPSTVAKYKLSEQNLSHFFPDEPPVFAFSPPGKGRGRRPNDASPTEMNYVEEKLKQMQQKEPMMSMEKFKREREDLMEAKRREKEDKEKRKEEMKRMVEEEKQRRKEEKERMKVEKEREREKLKEEKKKYAERLKLWSKPREDMECDDLKELPNPLPVKTRLPADLFGDALMVLEFLHAFGELFDLKDEFPDGITLEVLEEAVVGCNPEGPLCELLFFFLSAIFQALAEEQEEVAKDQVAEADTKDLIEALEDDADPTQSAISAVASLAAAWPQLHQGCSLKQLDLDSCTLSEILRLHILASGADCSSTSAKFRYQKQGGFSSTDDPCVELRLSNQCLVKKLSNTAVYDLLPGEKLKILHALCGKLLTMVSTRDFIEDNADDQRAAKQELRELKAEQHRRVREEAAERVRKRKEEKLKEQEQKLKEKHEKLKEEAKNEGHVAGEEMDTSTESQEAHTEQHTDDEEEQPVKSKKEKKTNNSPKEKQSGEGEAKDSLTPEELQQQQLKEKELLERIHKAMACTYILPLGRDRLYRRHWLFPSAGALFVEDDFFGLTEDMLEPRPTPEPKMEEVLSVESPVKTAKDAISVHNTSPPVNRPIQWFFYSTAEEVERLIEALNSRGHRESTLKEALLLEKERIVQFLDEKAVQHYHHSDQPLPETKSSNVKSKAGSPSSDSTVPAERFMENRLKDLLLDIEDRIYQGTLGTIKVADRSSWRAALENGNFDLLRPESKENQTINGEEEPMEIDENNSRVKDRLQELKAESQSVTSTSVSTPQPVKNTVRFLAQALAQIEQGIERKFLKAPLGDEDSKKDQKVKKKDKKKDEDQSSEKDEGSESGRQVKTVQDRWRESLLACSSLSQVFLHLSTLERSVVWAKSILNARCKLCRRKGDAENMLLCDACDRGHHIFCVRPKLKAVPTEDWFCPECRPKQRSHRINSRQRSSIDSEEEMEEQEESEEEEESDEEEEEDSDEEQSEEEEKESVSKKVAIKLPLQSTKEGRSNGKSKQNESGQSTPRSQQSTPKQSQSANKGGPKNSGKKATPVSNGKPPPRAGSRSSARLSLEVLNNRTTPKTSTQSSPAAQNTESRKRSITAEVSPKGKIVLAPSTTSSNRRSSGRNLGVHELSACELLTVDLVRNEDSWPFKKLVSRTQVPDYYDIIKKPIALSTIREKVNNCEYQSAAEFIGDVELMFSNCLEYNPRSTNEAKAGLRLQSFFHSELQRLGLADRVTPPQKRARM